Proteins encoded by one window of Rutidosis leptorrhynchoides isolate AG116_Rl617_1_P2 chromosome 7, CSIRO_AGI_Rlap_v1, whole genome shotgun sequence:
- the LOC139857151 gene encoding E3 ubiquitin-protein ligase ORTHRUS 2-like encodes MANGNDLPCDGEGCCMICKINPPEEEKITCKTCVTPWHLDCLSARPQTLADAAQWECPDCTNLVSATAPSSSVASGSEPSAALITAIRAIESDASLSDQEKAKRRQQLMSGGTSGDGDKPADEKKETVGGGHDVLKLLSGSFNCSFCMQLPERPVTTPCGHNFCLKCFEKWVGQGKRTCAICRTSIPPKMASNPRINSSLVIAIRMAKMTKSNAGSGPPKAYHSVLNQNKPDKAYTTERAKKTGKANACSGKIFVTVPPDHFGPITAENDPERGMGVLVGETWEDRMECRQWGAHLPHVAGICGQSEYGAQSVALSGGYEDDEDHGEWFLYTGSGGRDLSGNKRTNKTQSFDQKFDKSNEALRVSCKKGYPVRVVRSHKEKRSAYAPEQGVRYDGVYRIEKCWRKPGIQGYKVCRYLFVRCDNDPAPWTSDETGDRPRPFPVIKELKEATDVTERKSPPSWDFDEEKACWLWKIPPPESRRQADTVEVGDGKAPRIVRRKTHMMSVSERLLKEFCCLICKKVMNEPLTTPCAHNFCKSCLQDAFVGQTFIKERNCEGRRTLRAQKNIMKCPSCTNDISEYLQNPQVNRELMSVIESLQSQTKEAEDTTVSEEETLNADEKNDDVKKDDNDEKLEAEVKDLNSKVDEKSDSVKEVVKEGDIKETVAKASPKANKKRKVRDETEILKGDETNDTGDENKDGNVKPEVTESKDSGADNVAKGGKKGSKKQKKDGDGKCASPGARTRSNKA; translated from the exons ATGGCTAACGGTAACGATCTCCCTTGCGACGGCGAAGGATGTTGTATGATCTGCAAAATCAATCCACCGGAAGAGGAAAAGATCACGTGCAAAACATGTGTCACTCCTTGGCATCTCGATTGTTTATCAGCACGTCCTCAAACCCTAGCTGATGCAGCACAATGGGAGTGTCCTGACTGTACTAATCTCGTTTCTGCTACCGCACCGTCGTCATCCGTCGCATCGGGATCTGAACCGTCCGCCGCACTAATTACGGCGATTCGCGCCATTGAATCTGATGCATCGCTTTCCGATCAAGAGAAAGCTAAGCGACGTCAGCAATTGATGAGCGGTGGAACTTCCGGTGACGGTGATAAACCGGCCGATGAGAAGAAGGAGACCGTTGGCGGCGGTCACGATGTTCTGAAGCTTCTTAGCGGCAGCTTTAACTGCTCGTTTTGTATGCAGTTACCGGAGAGACCAGTCACG ACGCCATGCGGTCACAACTTTTGCTTGAAGTGCTTTGAGAAATGGGTTGGTCAGGGGAAGCGAACATGTGCCATCTGCCGGACTTCGATCCCTCCTAAAATGGCAAGCAATCCTAGAATCAATTCATCACTTGTAATTGCGATTAGGATGGCGAAGATGACGAAATCAAATGCTGGTTCTGGACCACCTAAAGCGTACCATTCTGTTTTGAACCAAAACAAACCAGACAAAGCGTATACCACTGAACGGGCTAAGAAGACTGGGAAGGCTAATGCGTGCAGTGGAAAGATATTTGTGACGGTCCCACCTGATCATTTTGGCCCGATTACTGCTGAGAATGATCCGGAACGGGGAATGGGAGTTTTAGTTGGAGAAACATGGGAGGATCGTATGGAGTGTAGACAGTGGGGTGCTCATTTACCTCATGTTGCTGGGATTTGTGGGCAGTCTGAATATGGTGCTCAATCTGTTGCACTCTCTGGAGgatatgaagatgatgaagatcatGGAGAATGGTTTCTCTACACTGGAAG TGGTGGAAGGGACCTGAGTGGAAATAAAAGAACCAACAAGACACAGTCATTTGATCAGAAGTTTGATAAATCTAATGAAGCTTTACGTGTTAGTTGCAAAAAGGGATACCCAGTACGTGTTGTGAG GTCTCACAAAGAGAAACGTTCAGCATATGCACCTGAACAAGGAGTCCGGTATGATGGGGTATACAGGATTGAAAAATGCTGGAGGAAACCTGGAATACAA GGGTACAAGGTATGCCGGTATCTGTTTGTTCGTTGTGATAATGACCCTGCTCCATGGACAAG TGACGAAACTGGTGACCGTCCGAGGCCTTTTCCTGTCATTAAAGAGCTTAAAGAAGCAACTGATGTAACGGAGAGGAAATCTCCCCCTTCTTGGGACTTTGAT GAGGAGAAAGCTTGTTGGTTGTGGAAAATTCCACCACCTGAAAGTAGAAGGCAAGCAGACACTGTAGAAGTTGGGGATGGCAAAGCTCCAAGGATCGTTCGCCGTAAGACACACATGATGTCTGTGAGCGAAAGGCTTCTGAAAG AGTTTTGTTGTCTCATCTGCAAGAAAGTGATGAATGAACCACTTACTACTCCTTGTGCCCACAATTTCTGCAAGTCTTGTTTGCAGGATGCTTTTGTTGGTCAAACTTTTATTAAGGAGAGGAACTGTGAAGGTAGACGTACATTAAGGGCACAAAAGAACATCATGAAATGCCCTTCCTGTACTAATGACATTTCTGAATACCTTCAGAATCCTCAG GTGAATAGAGAATTGATGAGTGTGATTGAATCACTTCAGAGTCAGACCAAAGAAGCGGAAGATACCACAGTTTCTGAAGAAGAAACGTTGAATGCAGATGAGAAAAATGATGATGTTAAAAAGGATGACAATGATGAAAAGCTTGAGGCTGAAGTAAAAGATTTAAATTctaaggttgatgaaaaatctgatTCTGTCAAGGAAGTTGTTAAGGAAGGTGATATAAAAGAAACTGTTGCTAAAGCTTCACCTAAAGCTAACAAGAAACGTAAAGTACGTGACGAGACTGAAATCTTGAAGGGTGATGAGACTAATGATACTGGTGATGAAAATAAGGATGGAAATGTAAAGCCAGAAGTGACTGAAAGTAAAGATTCGGGGGCTGATAATGTGGCGAAGGGAGGTAAGAAGGGTTCGAAAAAGCAGAAGAAAGATGGTGATGGAAAATGTGCGTCACCAGGAGCTAGGACCAGAAGCAACAAGGCTTAG
- the LOC139860141 gene encoding uncharacterized protein, whose protein sequence is MVAFVLADTSSLIFKVISYRSGLVTTAASFLICQPAEESLVQYVVDHPVAVWFVGPLFAALSGLVFKEGLCYGKLEAGMLTFIIPSVLLGHLADVFIQDDIGDKSVFTFNALSEDEKAVLIQKLEQQKF, encoded by the exons ATGGTGGCATTTGTTTTGGCCGATACAAGTAGTCTTATATTCAAG GTGATTTCATACAGATCAGGATTAGTAACAACTGCAGCATCATTT CTAATTTGTCAACCTGCTGAAGAGAGTTTGGTACAATATGTTGTTGATCATCCGGTTGCTGTTTGGTTCGTTGGGCCATTGTTTGCAGCGTTAAGTGGGCTTGTTTTCAAAGAAG GACTTTGCTATGGCAAGTTGGAGGCTGGAATGCTGACATTTATCATCCCTTCGGTTCTTCTAGGGCACCTG GCTGATGTTTTTATTCAGGATGATATTGGAGACAAATCAGTGTTCACATTTAATGCTTTATCTGAAGATGAAAAGGCAGTTTTGATACAAAAACTAGAGCAACAAAAGTTTTGA